A genomic region of Christiangramia sp. OXR-203 contains the following coding sequences:
- a CDS encoding aminotransferase class I/II-fold pyridoxal phosphate-dependent enzyme — MAKIRHNNFLDTVDEVITNATNAGVLHLHAEGPSLNGRKIKVNGIESFHFGTTGYLGLEQDQRLKNAAIEAIQKYGTQFPLSKTYISHPLYAELEEKIEAIYNNPILITKNSTLGHIAVIPTAVRDEDAVILDHQVHWSVQNAAQFLKIRGIPVSLIRHNSMDMLEDRIKRLSGKVKKIWYMADGVYSMYGDYAPIEDLISLCEKYPQLHLYFDDVHGMSWKGHNGSGYVMEVLKGLPENILLFGTLSKTFGASGAVLVCPDRKLFRKIKNFGGPLTFSAQLEPSAVAAASASADIHLSSEIYSLQKALQLRINYFNDLLAKTNLPLISKNDSPVFYIGTGLPATGYNFVKRMLDDGFFVNLGLFPAVPVKNTGVRITISYHNELEDIKALVDAMEFHYEKALKATNSTLERVGKAFNINVKPTTIKEKSDSNISVIYAESIENIDTDLWNKLLGSQNMLNKNGLQFLEKCFSNNEQKEHNWKFHYFIIKDQKDDPVLATFLTSGLWKNDMLAPESVSKAIEQDRESNPYAMTTKVLSMGCLFTEGSHLYVDHKHSQSEEAIKELLLRIETLGEKLGTGMSVLRDFSKSTALAELFQKEGYIPVSMPDSCVINNLNWNSEEEFIETLSSRSRKHFRKEVLPFEDKFHISILDSPTPEKIDIYHELYKNVKSKNFGLNTFTYPKKVFQNMASDSNWEFIELKLKKEKQIAGVMFCYKNKEGIYVPNLIGMDYEYSREYQVYRQLLHQTIKRAKNLNFQNIDLGFSASFEKRKFGASIIEKQAFIQTSDNFLLEQLDMMRNEIS; from the coding sequence ATGGCTAAAATAAGACACAACAATTTTCTTGATACCGTAGATGAAGTAATCACCAATGCAACAAATGCAGGAGTCTTACACCTGCATGCTGAAGGTCCGAGTTTAAACGGACGGAAAATAAAAGTTAATGGAATAGAATCCTTTCATTTTGGAACCACGGGCTATCTGGGTCTCGAACAAGACCAGCGTCTTAAAAATGCAGCCATAGAAGCTATTCAAAAATATGGCACCCAATTTCCACTTTCAAAGACTTATATCTCTCATCCATTGTATGCGGAGTTAGAAGAGAAAATAGAAGCCATCTACAACAATCCAATTCTTATAACCAAGAACAGTACGTTAGGTCATATCGCGGTTATACCAACTGCGGTAAGGGATGAGGATGCGGTAATCTTAGATCACCAGGTGCACTGGAGTGTTCAAAACGCGGCCCAATTCCTTAAAATTAGAGGTATACCTGTAAGCCTAATTCGCCATAATTCCATGGACATGCTTGAAGACCGAATAAAGAGATTATCCGGGAAGGTTAAAAAAATATGGTATATGGCAGATGGGGTTTATTCCATGTATGGTGATTATGCCCCCATAGAAGATCTTATCTCCCTTTGTGAAAAATATCCTCAGCTGCACTTGTATTTTGATGATGTGCATGGAATGAGCTGGAAGGGCCATAACGGTAGTGGCTATGTAATGGAAGTCCTAAAAGGACTACCGGAAAATATTTTACTATTTGGCACTTTAAGCAAAACCTTTGGAGCCTCAGGAGCGGTACTGGTCTGTCCAGATCGAAAACTCTTTAGAAAAATTAAAAATTTTGGTGGCCCCCTCACCTTCTCTGCCCAACTTGAACCCAGCGCTGTTGCTGCGGCAAGTGCTTCGGCAGACATTCATCTTTCTTCGGAGATTTATTCTCTACAAAAGGCACTACAGCTCCGGATAAATTATTTTAATGATCTTCTTGCAAAAACCAACCTACCCTTAATTTCAAAGAACGACTCCCCGGTTTTTTATATTGGTACGGGCTTACCCGCCACCGGCTATAATTTTGTAAAACGAATGCTGGATGATGGATTCTTTGTAAATCTGGGATTATTTCCAGCGGTTCCTGTGAAAAATACTGGAGTAAGAATTACAATTTCCTACCACAATGAATTAGAAGATATAAAAGCCTTGGTGGATGCCATGGAGTTTCATTATGAAAAAGCATTGAAAGCAACGAATAGCACTTTGGAAAGGGTTGGCAAAGCTTTTAATATAAACGTGAAGCCTACTACAATAAAAGAAAAATCAGATTCAAATATATCAGTGATTTATGCCGAAAGTATTGAGAACATAGATACAGATTTATGGAATAAACTTCTTGGAAGTCAAAATATGCTTAATAAAAATGGTCTTCAATTTCTGGAAAAATGTTTTTCCAATAATGAACAGAAAGAGCATAACTGGAAGTTCCATTATTTCATAATTAAAGATCAGAAGGATGATCCAGTGTTAGCTACATTTTTAACAAGTGGCTTATGGAAGAATGATATGCTTGCCCCTGAATCGGTATCTAAAGCCATAGAGCAAGATAGGGAATCCAATCCCTATGCGATGACCACTAAAGTACTGTCTATGGGATGTCTCTTTACCGAAGGTAGTCATTTGTATGTAGACCACAAGCATTCACAATCTGAGGAAGCTATCAAAGAACTCTTATTAAGAATCGAAACACTGGGAGAAAAACTGGGAACTGGAATGTCCGTACTACGTGATTTTTCAAAATCAACAGCCTTAGCAGAACTGTTTCAAAAGGAAGGTTACATTCCCGTCTCCATGCCGGATTCCTGTGTAATTAATAATTTGAATTGGAATAGTGAAGAAGAATTTATTGAAACATTAAGCTCCAGGTCTCGAAAACATTTCAGAAAAGAGGTACTGCCGTTTGAAGATAAGTTCCATATATCAATTTTAGACTCCCCTACTCCTGAAAAAATTGATATCTATCATGAACTCTATAAAAATGTGAAATCAAAAAATTTCGGATTAAACACCTTTACCTATCCGAAGAAAGTATTTCAAAATATGGCATCCGATTCAAACTGGGAGTTCATCGAATTAAAGCTTAAGAAGGAAAAGCAGATAGCCGGTGTAATGTTCTGTTACAAAAATAAAGAAGGTATATACGTCCCCAATTTAATCGGAATGGATTATGAATATTCCAGGGAATATCAGGTATATCGTCAGTTATTACATCAGACCATAAAAAGGGCTAAGAACTTAAACTTTCAGAATATAGATTTAGGTTTCAGCGCCTCCTTTGAAAAACGAAAATTTGGTGCATCCATAATTGAAAAACAGGCATTTATTCAAACTTCCGATAATTTTCTGTTAGAACAATTGGATATGATGAGAAATGAAATTTCATAA
- a CDS encoding RteC domain-containing protein — MFDDVIHEFHNSLNTTVVPIPHPLKKADKGIDISNHTLSKLKEIVEKEDFENTPEEIEFFKKIKPCPMSYLIYFSEVRSCETRKPKAGKNFQFRFFEKELRKINKFFYKNNDFVQYMEQGHEYLDHQLFTRNHRKNYPFTPMINYYQYPEFSSSHDMLWAKIQAMYRLIHFIREAMETLRPGKQSGLMDKKHKVMLWSGSKTSLVELIYALYANGDLNHGTVDISTITSSFEDFFNIKLENIYKTYSEIKSRKGPRAKYLHNLILRLEAKMNQDDEK; from the coding sequence ATGTTTGATGACGTAATACATGAGTTTCACAATAGTTTAAATACTACGGTGGTTCCAATTCCCCATCCCTTAAAAAAAGCGGATAAAGGGATTGATATTTCAAATCACACCCTCTCTAAATTAAAAGAAATAGTAGAAAAAGAGGATTTTGAAAATACCCCGGAAGAGATCGAATTCTTTAAAAAAATCAAACCCTGCCCCATGAGTTATCTCATCTATTTCTCAGAGGTGCGATCCTGTGAAACCCGAAAGCCTAAAGCAGGCAAAAACTTTCAGTTTAGATTTTTTGAAAAGGAACTACGTAAGATCAATAAGTTCTTTTATAAGAACAATGATTTTGTTCAATATATGGAACAAGGGCATGAATACCTGGATCACCAGCTTTTTACTAGGAACCATCGTAAGAACTATCCTTTCACTCCCATGATCAATTACTACCAGTATCCTGAATTTTCAAGCTCTCATGATATGCTATGGGCAAAGATCCAGGCTATGTATCGGCTCATCCATTTCATTAGAGAAGCAATGGAAACTCTACGACCAGGAAAACAAAGTGGTTTGATGGATAAAAAACATAAGGTCATGCTGTGGTCAGGGTCAAAAACTTCACTGGTAGAACTTATCTATGCCTTATACGCCAATGGAGATCTTAACCATGGTACTGTTGATATCAGCACAATCACTTCTTCTTTTGAGGATTTCTTCAATATCAAACTGGAGAACATCTACAAAACCTACTCTGAAATAAAGTCCCGAAAAGGTCCCAGAGCAAAATATCTTCATAATCTTATCCTGCGTTTGGAAGCTAAGATGAACCAGGATGATGAAAAATGA
- a CDS encoding helix-turn-helix domain-containing protein: MPTSIITTDDLREFKMELLEELKTLLSKQNSGTLKRYLKSSEVMDLLQISPGTLQNLRINGTLPYTKVGGIIYYDVQEIHRVMDENRVKHNFDL, translated from the coding sequence ATGCCAACAAGTATTATTACCACAGACGATCTTCGAGAATTCAAAATGGAATTACTCGAAGAATTAAAAACCCTTCTTTCCAAACAAAATTCCGGGACACTGAAACGCTATCTTAAATCCTCTGAGGTTATGGATCTGCTTCAAATCAGCCCGGGAACTTTACAAAATCTTCGAATCAATGGTACGTTGCCCTATACCAAGGTGGGTGGGATCATTTACTATGATGTCCAGGAGATCCATCGGGTGATGGATGAAAACAGAGTTAAACACAATTTTGATCTATAA
- a CDS encoding ATPase has protein sequence MHNPSKIIEGGVEYSLGRFDGKSVQYDFPKILVYLNAKGKLLFGEKFKIYKKDKEILLKLCSYFIKDKENCKKFDIDIDKGLLLTGPVGCGKTSLMKLLHFLVPHQRKYVVMPCRNIVFAFNHLGYKTIEDYGESSFFCFDDMGVEPMGRHYGKDCNVIGEILLSRYDLFLETKLKTHATTNLNAEELEERYGNRVRSRMRELFNLIAFDEKAGDKRK, from the coding sequence ATGCACAACCCCTCTAAAATAATCGAAGGCGGCGTAGAATATTCTTTAGGCAGGTTTGATGGAAAATCCGTGCAGTATGATTTTCCGAAAATCCTGGTGTACCTGAATGCGAAAGGTAAGCTCCTCTTTGGAGAAAAGTTTAAAATTTACAAGAAGGATAAAGAGATCTTATTAAAGCTATGCTCCTACTTCATCAAGGATAAGGAAAATTGCAAAAAATTTGATATTGACATAGATAAGGGACTCTTACTTACCGGTCCCGTGGGATGTGGTAAAACAAGTCTTATGAAACTCTTACATTTTTTAGTGCCACACCAACGAAAATATGTTGTGATGCCCTGCCGGAATATTGTTTTTGCCTTCAATCATTTGGGATATAAAACCATAGAAGATTATGGAGAAAGTAGTTTTTTCTGTTTTGATGATATGGGTGTAGAACCTATGGGGCGGCATTATGGAAAAGATTGTAATGTAATCGGGGAAATCCTGCTCTCCCGTTATGATCTTTTTCTTGAAACCAAACTGAAAACCCATGCTACTACTAATTTAAATGCAGAGGAGTTGGAAGAGCGCTATGGAAATAGAGTACGCAGCAGGATGAGGGAATTGTTTAATTTGATTGCTTTTGATGAGAAGGCTGGGGATAAGAGAAAGTAA
- a CDS encoding PfkB family carbohydrate kinase codes for MNNNVCVGTGLVALDIILNDNKKTEPLITAGGSCGNVLTILSFLGWNSYPIARLDESEATQLILEDLAKNNVNTSLISKKEDGSAPIIIHRILTDRNGNPKHRFEFRSPKTGKWFPNFKPVLNKSVNDLEPRLPSADFYYFDRLNRSSIELAKINKKNGATIFFEPSSIGNEKMFAEALAISDIIKVSNERISDYKDKFQKTNITLEIITLGEEGLDYRFKNGKWIHSEPINIDGLIDSAGAGDWCSAGIIEKLSGMEKSIDKLNYDEISCCLNYGQKLGAINCLYVGARGLMDYIDEKELDKLTDILGKESELFIDYTKSVIAKEKSNTNQEFLKELV; via the coding sequence ATGAATAACAATGTTTGTGTTGGCACTGGTTTAGTGGCACTTGATATAATTTTAAATGATAATAAAAAGACAGAACCTCTTATTACAGCCGGGGGTTCCTGCGGAAATGTGCTGACCATCTTATCCTTTTTAGGCTGGAATAGTTATCCAATAGCAAGATTGGACGAAAGTGAGGCAACTCAGCTTATTTTGGAAGACCTCGCCAAAAATAATGTTAACACTTCATTAATATCTAAAAAAGAGGATGGAAGTGCGCCAATAATTATTCATAGGATCCTCACGGATAGAAATGGAAATCCTAAGCATAGATTTGAATTCAGAAGTCCAAAGACAGGAAAATGGTTTCCCAATTTTAAACCAGTGCTTAATAAGAGCGTTAATGATTTAGAACCAAGATTACCATCAGCAGATTTTTATTATTTCGATAGACTTAATCGATCCTCTATTGAGTTAGCTAAAATCAATAAAAAGAATGGTGCCACAATTTTCTTTGAACCATCTTCAATTGGTAATGAAAAAATGTTTGCAGAAGCTTTAGCAATATCTGATATTATCAAAGTTTCAAATGAAAGAATTTCGGATTACAAAGATAAATTTCAAAAAACCAATATTACTTTAGAGATAATAACTCTTGGTGAAGAGGGACTAGATTACAGATTTAAAAACGGTAAATGGATTCATTCTGAACCAATCAATATAGATGGATTGATAGACTCAGCTGGCGCAGGAGATTGGTGTTCTGCGGGAATCATTGAAAAATTATCGGGAATGGAAAAGTCTATTGATAAGCTCAATTACGATGAAATATCTTGTTGCCTGAATTATGGACAAAAGTTAGGTGCGATTAATTGTCTCTATGTCGGAGCTAGAGGATTAATGGATTATATTGATGAGAAAGAATTAGATAAGTTGACGGATATACTAGGGAAAGAATCTGAATTATTCATTGACTATACGAAGAGTGTGATTGCTAAAGAAAAATCAAATACCAATCAAGAATTTTTAAAAGAACTTGTTTAG
- a CDS encoding SIS domain-containing protein: MGKPFTEELKLNYDLLNWVSELNLDALKKSIESCRNTTVYIIGSGGSLSACYLLEFLFEQIGVVAKSVTPLEVMYSKKNFSGSSFFLVSSSGKNKDILFAFKSIIKENPKALHTICMAKGSPLSKLSDLYSKAKVYEYEIPTGRDGFLATNSLLAYFAIFTRVFSELKALNVLKENVRDISKTIKEFSDKIDASYTLFVLYSGSSKCVAMDIESKCIEASLCDLTTADYRNFGHGRHNWFDKRPQNSAIVLLTNNIDRSLAEKTIKVLPEAIPSIIIDSKCQFPMSSIDQLLQSFRLVQELGKNANIDPGRPGVPEFGRKLYNLSYYSIFKEKFSVSTRAYNSIYRKIGALDIVNPKLLKAWNKNYENFIKKIKSEKLTTIIFDFDGTLCSSLKRYEGVDNKIKSRLIEILENGFLVGISTGRGKSARENLQTFIPEKFYDNVFISYYNGFEIGSLGQNELPNLKQDAEESILKSYEILKSKLKGYEASIELRPGQITIEIESKNNAVKLKSYIRGTILSHADLNVQILESDHSIDIIPRNTSKLSIVNFCKQQEKTLGLKGSYLCIGDKGMWPGNDYKLLGTSLSLSVDEVSLERDTCWNLASLGLSNVEATEEYLSKIRFYKNHMKFEINK; the protein is encoded by the coding sequence ATGGGTAAACCATTTACTGAAGAACTTAAACTAAATTATGACTTATTAAATTGGGTTTCAGAGCTTAATCTTGATGCACTAAAAAAATCAATAGAAAGTTGTCGAAATACCACTGTCTATATTATAGGTTCTGGTGGTTCTTTAAGTGCTTGTTATCTTCTTGAATTCTTATTTGAGCAAATTGGTGTCGTAGCGAAGTCTGTTACACCTTTGGAAGTAATGTATTCTAAAAAGAACTTTAGCGGCTCAAGTTTTTTCTTGGTCAGCTCAAGTGGAAAAAATAAGGATATTCTTTTTGCTTTTAAGAGCATTATCAAAGAAAATCCTAAGGCGTTGCATACAATTTGTATGGCGAAAGGTTCTCCTTTAAGCAAGCTATCCGATTTATATTCCAAAGCTAAAGTCTATGAGTATGAAATCCCAACAGGAAGAGATGGATTTTTGGCTACCAATTCCCTACTAGCATATTTTGCCATATTCACTAGGGTTTTCAGTGAGTTAAAAGCTTTAAATGTTCTCAAAGAAAATGTCAGGGATATTTCGAAAACCATAAAAGAATTTTCGGATAAAATTGATGCGAGTTACACTTTGTTTGTGTTATACAGCGGTTCAAGTAAATGTGTTGCAATGGATATTGAATCGAAATGCATTGAGGCTTCGCTTTGCGATTTGACTACCGCTGATTATCGAAATTTTGGACATGGAAGACATAATTGGTTTGACAAAAGACCGCAAAATTCCGCAATAGTTTTGCTCACCAATAATATTGACAGGTCACTTGCGGAAAAAACTATTAAGGTTCTACCAGAGGCGATACCTTCTATAATTATTGATAGTAAATGTCAGTTTCCTATGTCGAGCATAGACCAATTGTTGCAATCGTTTCGGCTAGTCCAGGAACTAGGCAAGAACGCAAATATCGATCCTGGCAGACCAGGTGTCCCTGAATTTGGCAGAAAATTATATAATCTCAGTTACTACTCTATATTTAAAGAAAAATTCTCTGTATCTACTAGGGCTTATAATTCAATTTATAGAAAAATAGGTGCTCTTGATATTGTCAACCCTAAATTACTGAAAGCCTGGAACAAAAACTATGAGAATTTTATCAAAAAAATTAAGAGTGAAAAACTTACTACAATCATATTTGACTTTGACGGTACATTATGTAGTAGCTTGAAACGATATGAAGGTGTAGATAATAAAATTAAGAGTAGACTAATTGAAATCCTGGAAAATGGATTTTTAGTTGGCATCTCAACAGGCAGAGGTAAATCTGCTAGAGAAAATCTGCAAACTTTTATCCCTGAAAAGTTTTATGACAATGTCTTTATCTCATATTATAATGGTTTTGAGATAGGTAGTTTGGGTCAAAATGAACTTCCAAACCTGAAGCAAGATGCCGAAGAGTCTATTTTAAAATCTTACGAAATTTTAAAATCCAAATTAAAGGGGTATGAGGCTTCTATAGAACTGCGTCCAGGTCAAATTACTATTGAGATAGAAAGTAAGAATAATGCCGTAAAACTAAAGTCCTATATAAGAGGAACAATATTAAGCCACGCAGACCTCAATGTACAAATATTAGAATCTGACCACTCAATTGATATAATTCCCAGAAACACATCAAAACTTTCAATAGTCAATTTCTGTAAACAGCAAGAAAAAACACTAGGGTTAAAAGGTAGTTATTTATGTATAGGGGATAAAGGGATGTGGCCAGGCAATGATTATAAGTTACTTGGGACAAGTTTATCACTTAGCGTTGACGAAGTTTCTTTAGAGAGAGACACCTGTTGGAATTTAGCCAGTTTGGGATTAAGTAATGTAGAGGCTACTGAAGAATATCTTAGTAAAATTCGTTTCTACAAAAATCATATGAAATTCGAAATCAATAAATGA
- a CDS encoding N-acetylmuramoyl-L-alanine amidase, whose translation MELNEQKDAPLVIYLTRYSDTLISLSDRTKLAKRLKADMFISLHCNHSDNRKARGIEVYVTVGTSKYSDDSTRFAFQLQMT comes from the coding sequence TTGGAGCTAAATGAGCAGAAGGATGCGCCATTAGTTATTTATTTGACTCGCTATAGTGATACCTTGATTTCATTGTCGGATAGAACTAAGCTGGCTAAGAGACTAAAGGCTGATATGTTTATTTCGCTGCATTGTAATCATTCGGACAATCGAAAAGCAAGAGGTATTGAAGTTTATGTGACTGTTGGTACTTCAAAATATTCAGATGATTCCACTCGGTTTGCTTTTCAGTTACAGATGACCTAA
- a CDS encoding TraG family conjugative transposon ATPase: protein MKKINLSAHNPIVDIRDNIIFANNGNVVLCYEVILPEIYSLSEKDFEDIHGAWFQALKSLPVGTVVHKQDIYLKTAYSCEKLPRKSFLEKATHDHFKGRGYMQHRSFLFFILPKNKALNNSKYVNPFRNISKAIVRELDDTIQSFTAAVSDSVSFINNSRKIDILPLERKCIEHLTNSYFNGFNEGFDTDILLEKGNINIGENYFDALAINSELCFGESVQSSKTNENFTSDDFVFHQGFIDGLGLTLNENHMINQIIYLDDKHKWRRLLDKKVEELKKSSNFGSQNKIVLGKIQDTLDRINGDENSRIIRGHLNIIYWDREAKNLDRIASKIKTEFKELDILPYYPGGEERKNYILNSYCCFSSNFSNEDLYVTDLKHALCLFINNTNYKSDPTGIIFNDREHNIPVLKDVWDEKKKRIKARNFAIFAPTGEGKSFLANNILRQYFESGIRLVIIDLGGSYTKFAKLYPGQYTVLRYESGKSLGINPFYINNKNDLSPERLEDLSVFLFELFGSDLKVTKAQSVSIKKILSHYYINTSENHSLDSFYHFIEINQKELLSKLKIHPDYFNITNFLHIMSEYVGDGLYSFLFEVSEDQTYKIEDKRLIVFELDEVKDNKEILSVMLKLIKSAIQRTIWKNRSEKGIILFDEFAKQLKFENVLESVEFYYQAIRKQNGAIGIILQSINQLPNNSTSASILENTQVIYSLHNEKGYEELVRRLSLSTHDLNQLRSIKNNLTGSRKYTEIFIKIGKQSNVFRLEVPMEVYAAYLTDGSENDTIMALYDQHNSMEKAITEFINPKTRKS, encoded by the coding sequence ATGAAAAAGATTAACCTATCAGCCCATAATCCTATTGTAGATATTCGAGACAATATCATTTTTGCCAATAATGGTAATGTGGTTTTATGTTATGAGGTGATCTTACCAGAGATATATTCCCTATCTGAAAAAGATTTTGAAGATATACATGGAGCATGGTTTCAGGCACTTAAATCACTACCGGTAGGAACTGTTGTCCATAAGCAGGATATTTATTTAAAGACAGCCTATTCGTGTGAGAAATTACCACGCAAATCCTTTTTAGAAAAAGCCACCCATGATCATTTCAAAGGAAGAGGATATATGCAGCATCGCAGTTTTCTCTTTTTTATCCTGCCCAAAAATAAAGCCCTTAATAACTCCAAATATGTCAATCCGTTTAGAAATATCTCAAAAGCAATTGTTAGGGAATTAGATGATACTATACAGAGCTTTACAGCTGCAGTGAGCGATTCGGTATCATTTATCAATAACAGTCGTAAAATAGATATCCTCCCACTTGAAAGAAAATGTATAGAGCACCTGACTAACAGTTATTTCAATGGTTTCAATGAAGGTTTTGATACTGATATTCTATTAGAAAAAGGGAATATAAATATTGGTGAAAATTATTTTGACGCCCTGGCCATCAATAGCGAACTATGTTTTGGCGAAAGTGTTCAAAGTAGCAAGACCAATGAAAATTTCACTTCAGACGATTTTGTATTCCATCAGGGATTTATTGATGGTTTAGGGCTCACCCTGAATGAAAATCATATGATAAACCAGATCATATACCTGGACGATAAACATAAATGGCGCAGGCTGCTGGATAAAAAAGTTGAGGAATTAAAAAAGAGTTCCAATTTCGGATCTCAAAACAAAATAGTACTGGGGAAAATACAGGATACCCTTGATCGGATCAACGGGGACGAAAATTCCAGAATCATACGCGGTCATCTAAACATCATCTATTGGGATCGGGAAGCTAAAAATCTGGATAGGATTGCTTCCAAAATAAAGACCGAATTCAAAGAGCTTGACATTCTACCCTATTACCCTGGAGGTGAAGAACGTAAAAATTATATACTAAACAGTTATTGCTGTTTTTCGTCCAATTTCTCCAATGAAGATCTATATGTGACAGACCTAAAACATGCCCTGTGCCTGTTTATTAATAATACCAATTATAAGTCTGATCCTACAGGTATCATCTTTAATGACCGGGAACATAACATCCCTGTACTTAAAGATGTTTGGGACGAGAAAAAGAAACGGATCAAGGCACGGAATTTTGCCATTTTTGCCCCAACGGGTGAAGGCAAGTCTTTTTTGGCTAACAACATCCTGAGACAATATTTTGAAAGTGGGATACGCCTGGTCATTATTGACCTGGGAGGATCCTACACCAAATTTGCCAAACTATATCCGGGACAATATACTGTGCTTCGCTATGAGAGTGGAAAGAGTCTAGGTATCAATCCTTTCTACATCAATAATAAAAATGATCTAAGCCCGGAACGTCTGGAAGATTTATCGGTGTTCTTATTCGAACTATTCGGCTCTGATCTGAAAGTAACCAAGGCTCAGTCCGTATCAATTAAAAAGATTTTAAGCCACTATTATATAAACACATCTGAGAATCATTCTTTAGATAGCTTTTATCACTTCATCGAAATCAACCAAAAAGAGTTGTTGAGCAAACTCAAAATCCATCCCGACTACTTCAACATTACAAACTTCTTACATATCATGTCGGAGTATGTTGGTGATGGTCTATATAGTTTTCTATTTGAAGTCAGCGAAGATCAGACCTATAAAATCGAGGATAAACGTTTGATCGTTTTTGAACTGGATGAAGTAAAGGATAACAAGGAAATTCTTTCGGTAATGTTGAAGCTGATCAAGTCGGCTATACAAAGAACCATATGGAAGAATCGTTCGGAAAAAGGAATCATACTTTTTGATGAATTTGCCAAACAACTAAAATTTGAAAACGTACTGGAGAGCGTGGAATTTTATTACCAGGCTATCCGTAAACAGAATGGTGCTATTGGAATCATTTTACAATCGATCAACCAGCTTCCCAATAATTCCACTTCGGCGAGTATCCTGGAGAACACACAGGTGATTTACAGCCTCCATAACGAAAAAGGATATGAAGAGCTGGTAAGACGCTTAAGTCTTTCTACACACGATCTCAACCAATTAAGATCTATAAAGAACAACCTTACCGGTTCCAGAAAGTACACAGAGATCTTTATAAAGATTGGAAAACAAAGCAATGTGTTCCGGCTCGAAGTACCCATGGAAGTTTATGCGGCATATCTGACTGACGGGTCAGAAAATGATACCATCATGGCGCTGTATGACCAACATAACTCCATGGAAAAAGCAATTACAGAATTTATTAATCCTAAAACCAGGAAATCATGA
- a CDS encoding conjugal transfer protein, giving the protein MKKQTQILIVVMAIAFLLPARAACQGMPVYDNTNFISLVKSLVESAKQTANLVKTVNFLKAQKENIEKVNSVIQDLQAVREIGRNNQRLISVMQNDLRDILDSPYIEPDEVIRVTESFDAVVENSLATMDFIDEILSSDHLKMSDAERAEVLKQKELESQEMVNDVRLKTRRYQDIISFRKMQDRINNRETTY; this is encoded by the coding sequence ATGAAAAAGCAAACTCAAATTTTGATTGTAGTAATGGCTATAGCCTTTTTATTGCCTGCACGCGCTGCGTGCCAGGGAATGCCCGTTTATGATAATACCAATTTTATCAGTCTGGTAAAATCCCTTGTAGAATCTGCAAAACAGACAGCCAATCTGGTAAAGACGGTTAATTTTCTAAAGGCTCAAAAAGAGAATATAGAAAAGGTCAATAGTGTCATTCAGGATCTACAGGCTGTTCGGGAGATCGGACGAAATAATCAGCGATTGATCAGCGTCATGCAGAATGACCTTCGAGACATTCTGGATTCTCCGTATATCGAACCCGATGAAGTAATCAGGGTCACAGAATCCTTTGATGCAGTAGTAGAAAATTCCCTGGCAACCATGGATTTTATCGATGAGATCTTATCCAGTGACCATTTAAAAATGAGTGATGCAGAACGGGCCGAGGTATTAAAACAAAAAGAACTGGAAAGCCAGGAAATGGTGAATGATGTGCGCTTGAAAACCAGGCGTTACCAGGACATCATATCATTTAGGAAGATGCAGGACAGGATCAATAACCGGGAAACTACTTATTAA